From Chryseobacterium sp. H1D6B, a single genomic window includes:
- a CDS encoding GPW/gp25 family protein: MDTPNYRMPFVPSTLMSEGGSIDTCGMGESIAHNIMLLITTKKGENRYDDNYGNDVWNLEFDNGVTSAVWENIFIKSLKRQIQEYEPRIVQPQIQAHIEFVEHNYDTKEHTEIKKKVRVAVNAKMEDSGERFSFSTELFLSPMSID; encoded by the coding sequence ATGGACACACCAAATTACAGAATGCCTTTTGTGCCGTCAACACTAATGTCCGAAGGAGGAAGTATAGACACCTGCGGAATGGGGGAAAGTATAGCCCATAACATTATGCTGCTGATAACAACCAAAAAAGGAGAGAACAGATATGATGACAACTACGGAAATGACGTTTGGAATTTAGAATTCGATAATGGAGTTACAAGCGCTGTCTGGGAAAATATTTTTATTAAAAGTCTTAAAAGGCAGATACAGGAATATGAACCGAGGATCGTACAGCCACAGATCCAGGCTCACATAGAATTTGTAGAACATAACTATGATACCAAAGAGCATACGGAAATAAAAAAGAAAGTAAGAGTGGCGGTCAATGCAAAAATGGAAGATTCAGGAGAACGGTTTAGTTTTTCTACAGAATTATTTTTGAGCCCCATGTCGATCGATTAA
- a CDS encoding YetF domain-containing protein — MNPILDVVVRSLCVYLFMVIAIRLFGKNQLSQLNAGDVVLLLLISNAVQNAMVGQDTSLQGGLIAALVLFAANFVLKRLMFSNRSFETFMESDPVILIRDGVIDEKALNKVKITKDELEEAIREHGVGTIADVKLSVLEVDGNISVVSEDEKNKQTHYSRIKRKNKRKYH; from the coding sequence GTGAATCCGATTCTTGATGTAGTAGTCCGCTCACTCTGTGTCTACCTGTTTATGGTAATTGCCATTCGTTTATTCGGTAAGAACCAGCTTTCCCAGCTTAATGCAGGGGATGTGGTTTTGCTGCTTTTAATTTCTAATGCGGTACAGAATGCAATGGTAGGCCAGGACACCTCGCTGCAGGGAGGTCTTATTGCGGCTTTAGTGCTGTTTGCCGCTAATTTTGTTTTAAAGAGACTGATGTTTTCCAACCGTTCTTTTGAAACTTTTATGGAGTCAGATCCTGTGATTTTAATAAGAGATGGTGTGATAGATGAAAAAGCACTGAATAAAGTTAAAATTACTAAAGATGAATTGGAAGAAGCAATAAGAGAACATGGTGTTGGTACAATAGCCGATGTAAAATTATCTGTACTGGAAGTAGACGGCAATATCAGTGTGGTTTCTGAAGATGAAAAAAATAAACAGACCCACTATTCCAGAATAAAAAGAAAAAATAAAAGAAAATATCATTAA
- a CDS encoding DUF4286 family protein, producing MKDNIEEWENYMDESLVLMAENLIDVDKYILSEVHSDYIEDGKNYNLLLIFDNDELRTDFIESELVNIAEIIEKKFGENIMIFNTFLNPKKSRF from the coding sequence ATGAAAGATAATATCGAAGAATGGGAAAATTATATGGATGAGTCATTAGTTTTAATGGCTGAAAACCTGATCGATGTAGACAAATATATTCTTTCTGAAGTACACAGTGATTATATTGAAGACGGCAAGAATTACAACCTTCTTTTGATCTTTGATAATGATGAGCTTCGGACCGATTTTATTGAGAGTGAATTGGTAAATATCGCAGAAATAATAGAGAAAAAGTTTGGAGAAAACATTATGATTTTTAATACTTTTTTAAATCCGAAGAAGTCAAGATTTTAA
- a CDS encoding protein with bacteriocin-type signal sequence gives MKNVKKLNREGLRSVYGGEPKKYCVYCERLNKTVCSEVPIAQCP, from the coding sequence ATGAAAAATGTAAAGAAACTAAACAGAGAAGGGCTGAGATCAGTGTACGGGGGAGAACCCAAGAAATACTGTGTATACTGCGAAAGATTAAATAAAACAGTATGCAGCGAAGTACCGATCGCTCAATGTCCTTAA
- a CDS encoding DUF4920 domain-containing protein: MKFKAILFAAAVSVSTLAFAQETSQKKFSPPAGNAVIGDTYGAGVASTSESQAITVEKLGKKLKKENKKVENVAIKGKVTDVCEKKGCWLTIQTDDNSQFFVKMKDYAFFVPTSLKGKNVVLEGSAERKVTSIDEQKHYAEDAKKPQSEIDAIKTPKEEIRFVANGIKVVN; encoded by the coding sequence ATGAAATTCAAGGCTATATTATTTGCAGCTGCCGTAAGTGTTTCCACTTTAGCATTCGCACAAGAGACATCACAGAAGAAATTTTCTCCGCCGGCAGGAAATGCAGTAATAGGAGATACTTATGGAGCTGGGGTAGCTTCTACATCTGAATCGCAGGCTATTACTGTTGAAAAATTAGGAAAGAAGCTTAAAAAGGAAAATAAAAAAGTTGAAAACGTAGCGATCAAAGGAAAAGTAACTGATGTATGCGAGAAAAAAGGATGCTGGTTAACTATCCAGACTGACGACAATTCTCAGTTTTTCGTAAAAATGAAAGACTATGCATTCTTCGTTCCTACTTCTTTAAAAGGTAAAAATGTAGTTTTAGAAGGAAGCGCCGAAAGAAAAGTAACTTCAATTGACGAACAGAAACACTACGCTGAAGATGCTAAAAAGCCGCAGTCTGAAATCGACGCTATCAAAACACCGAAAGAAGAAATAAGATTTGTAGCCAACGGAATTAAGGTAGTAAATTAA
- a CDS encoding GNAT family N-acetyltransferase, which translates to MNYEIREMLPNDEAKVLEIFQQGIDGGIATFEKEAPNSEVWNTEFFNDCRWVLENEDSEVIGWCALKPVSKRECFKGVAEVSIYFDNKYQGLGLGSVLLKKMILDSENHGFWTLQSNIFPENEGSIKFHQKNGFRTVGIRKKVGKLNGEWKDIVMLEKRSETVGID; encoded by the coding sequence ATGAACTACGAGATAAGAGAAATGCTTCCGAATGACGAAGCGAAAGTGTTAGAAATATTTCAGCAGGGAATTGACGGCGGTATTGCCACTTTTGAAAAAGAGGCTCCCAATTCAGAAGTTTGGAATACAGAATTTTTTAACGACTGCAGATGGGTACTGGAAAACGAAGATAGTGAAGTGATAGGCTGGTGTGCTTTAAAACCTGTAAGTAAAAGAGAATGCTTTAAAGGAGTTGCAGAAGTAAGCATTTATTTCGATAATAAATATCAGGGGCTTGGTTTGGGTTCAGTGCTGCTTAAAAAGATGATTTTAGACAGCGAAAACCACGGCTTTTGGACATTACAGTCGAATATCTTCCCCGAAAATGAGGGTTCAATAAAATTTCATCAGAAAAATGGATTTAGAACAGTGGGTATCCGTAAGAAAGTAGGGAAGCTTAATGGAGAGTGGAAAGATATCGTTATGCTTGAAAAAAGAAGTGAAACGGTCGGAATTGATTAA
- the uvrA gene encoding excinuclease ABC subunit UvrA encodes MSKSTEYIEIYGAREHNLKNINVKIPRNELVVITGLSGSGKSSLAFDTIFAEGQRRYIETFSAYARQFLGGLERPDVDKIEGLSPVIAIEQKTTNKNPRSTVGTVTELYDYLRLLYARVSDAYSLSTGKKLVSYTEDQILDAIKENYKGEKIMLMAPVVRSRKGHYHELFVQMAKKGYGQARIDGDLQDIEYDLKLDRYKTHDIDIVVDRWIIGENASESRMEKSLRTAMEMGEGVIGIQKLGGTDIEYFSKNLMDAETGHSLALPEPNTFSFNSPKGSCPNCKGLGTIKQINKDYFIDNPKLSINQGGLLPLEDIKSNKWILSQIKSILEIFGLDLTTPLKDVPEEALDYIYNGCHKEFNKDLKYAGIAKKIKISFDGLIPFMDEIIEEKESYEGVLLERHFTTEETCPECGGTRLQPGSLSFKIDGKNIAEVNGLSLSDLKEWLHDIKDKFSEKNKIIAYEILKEIETRLQFLLDVGLEYLSLSRSSKTLSGGESQRIRLATQIGSQLVNVLYILDEPSIGLHQRDNERLIASLKNLRDIGNSVLVVEHDKDMILEADEVLDIGPRAGKFGGEILWQGKPKDLLKADTITAQYINGKRKIAVPEIRREGNGKNILLKGATGNNLKNVTLDIPLGKLVVVTGISGSGKSSLINGTLYPILNKHFYRAVQEPLPYKKIEGLENIDKIVDVDQTPIGRTPRSNPATYTGMFTDIRNLFSELPESKIRGYKPGRFSFNVKGGRCETCQGGGLKVIEMNFLPDVYVHCETCNGKRFNRETLEVRYKGKSISDVLDMTIDEAVDFFQPIPKIFAKVKTLQDVGLGYITLGQQSTTLSGGEAQRIKLATELSKRQTGNTLYILDEPTTGLHFEDVKILMEAINQLVELGNSFIIIEHNMDVIKLADHVIDVGPEGGKYGGQIIAQGTPEEIVKSKKSLTGKFLKRELE; translated from the coding sequence ATGAGCAAATCAACAGAATATATTGAAATTTACGGAGCCAGAGAGCACAATCTCAAAAATATTAATGTCAAAATTCCACGTAATGAATTAGTGGTGATCACCGGTCTTTCGGGAAGCGGAAAATCATCATTGGCTTTTGATACTATTTTTGCAGAAGGCCAGCGCCGTTATATTGAAACATTTTCAGCCTATGCACGCCAGTTTTTAGGAGGACTGGAGCGTCCGGACGTAGATAAAATTGAAGGACTTTCTCCGGTTATTGCTATTGAGCAGAAGACCACTAATAAAAACCCGCGCTCAACGGTAGGAACAGTGACAGAATTGTATGACTACCTGCGTCTGCTGTATGCAAGAGTTTCTGATGCGTATTCATTATCCACTGGAAAAAAATTAGTAAGCTATACGGAAGACCAGATCCTGGATGCCATCAAAGAAAACTATAAAGGGGAGAAGATAATGCTTATGGCACCTGTAGTGCGTTCAAGAAAAGGTCATTATCACGAACTTTTTGTGCAGATGGCCAAGAAAGGATACGGGCAGGCAAGAATTGACGGAGACCTTCAGGATATTGAATATGATTTAAAACTTGACCGTTACAAAACCCACGATATAGATATTGTGGTCGACCGCTGGATCATCGGTGAAAATGCCTCCGAAAGCAGAATGGAAAAATCGCTGAGAACTGCGATGGAAATGGGGGAAGGAGTTATCGGAATTCAGAAGCTGGGCGGTACAGATATAGAATATTTCTCAAAAAACTTGATGGATGCTGAAACAGGACATTCATTAGCCTTACCAGAACCAAATACATTTTCTTTCAACTCTCCGAAAGGAAGCTGCCCGAATTGTAAGGGGCTGGGAACAATAAAACAAATCAACAAGGATTATTTTATCGACAATCCAAAATTATCCATTAACCAGGGAGGACTGCTGCCTTTAGAGGATATAAAATCCAACAAATGGATCTTGTCGCAGATCAAAAGTATCTTGGAAATATTTGGCCTGGACTTAACGACTCCTTTAAAGGATGTTCCGGAAGAAGCACTGGATTATATTTACAACGGCTGTCACAAAGAATTCAATAAAGATCTTAAGTACGCTGGAATTGCTAAGAAAATTAAGATAAGCTTCGACGGATTGATTCCATTTATGGATGAAATTATTGAAGAAAAAGAATCTTATGAAGGTGTTTTGCTGGAAAGACATTTCACAACAGAAGAAACCTGTCCTGAATGCGGCGGAACACGTCTTCAGCCCGGCAGCTTAAGTTTTAAAATTGACGGTAAAAATATTGCTGAGGTCAACGGCTTAAGTTTATCAGATTTAAAAGAATGGCTTCACGACATAAAAGATAAATTCTCAGAGAAAAATAAAATTATTGCTTATGAGATCTTAAAAGAGATCGAAACCCGTCTTCAGTTTTTACTGGATGTAGGATTGGAATATTTAAGTTTAAGCAGAAGCTCAAAAACCCTTTCTGGAGGTGAATCTCAAAGAATCCGTCTTGCAACCCAGATCGGCTCTCAATTGGTCAATGTACTGTATATATTGGATGAACCAAGTATCGGGCTTCACCAAAGAGACAACGAAAGACTGATCGCATCCTTAAAAAACCTTAGAGATATTGGGAATTCTGTTCTTGTTGTAGAACATGACAAAGATATGATCCTGGAAGCTGATGAGGTATTGGATATCGGGCCGAGAGCAGGAAAATTTGGCGGTGAGATTCTTTGGCAGGGAAAACCAAAGGATTTATTGAAAGCAGATACCATTACTGCACAATATATCAATGGGAAAAGAAAAATAGCTGTTCCGGAAATAAGAAGAGAAGGAAACGGTAAAAATATTTTATTAAAAGGAGCGACAGGGAATAATCTTAAAAATGTAACACTGGATATTCCGCTAGGAAAATTGGTGGTGGTTACAGGAATTTCTGGAAGCGGGAAATCTTCATTGATTAACGGAACATTATATCCGATTCTTAACAAACATTTCTACAGAGCTGTCCAAGAGCCCTTACCTTATAAAAAAATTGAAGGTCTTGAAAATATAGATAAAATCGTAGACGTAGACCAGACGCCGATCGGAAGAACGCCGCGTTCAAACCCGGCGACATATACCGGAATGTTTACGGATATCAGAAACCTTTTTTCAGAACTGCCTGAGAGTAAGATCCGCGGTTACAAACCTGGAAGATTCTCTTTCAATGTAAAAGGGGGAAGATGCGAAACCTGCCAGGGTGGAGGATTAAAGGTTATTGAGATGAACTTCCTGCCGGATGTTTACGTACATTGTGAAACCTGTAACGGAAAACGTTTCAACAGAGAAACCTTAGAAGTAAGATACAAAGGGAAATCTATTTCTGATGTACTGGATATGACAATTGATGAAGCTGTAGATTTCTTCCAGCCGATTCCTAAGATTTTTGCTAAAGTAAAAACACTTCAGGATGTTGGTTTAGGATATATTACTCTTGGACAGCAGTCAACAACACTTTCAGGAGGAGAAGCACAGCGTATCAAGCTGGCAACAGAATTGTCAAAAAGACAGACCGGAAATACACTTTACATTTTGGATGAACCTACAACAGGACTGCACTTTGAAGATGTAAAGATTCTGATGGAAGCCATTAATCAATTAGTAGAACTCGGAAACTCATTCATTATCATTGAACATAATATGGATGTGATTAAACTGGCAGATCATGTGATTGATGTAGGGCCAGAAGGAGGGAAATACGGAGGACAGATCATTGCACAGGGAACTCCTGAAGAAATTGTGAAGTCTAAAAAGAGTTTGACAGGAAAGTTTTTGAAAAGAGAATTGGAATAA
- a CDS encoding amino acid permease — protein MQKKLKLWDAVMLVMGSMIGSGIFIVSADMMRNLGSGYWLVVVWIITAVMTVAAAISYGELSALFPKAGGQYTYLTEIFGKKMGFLYGWGLFTVIQTGTIAAVAMAFGKFTAYLVPFLNDAAPIFKSGEFQITWIQILAIVIILLLTYINTRGVQSGKLLQNIFTASKIIALLGLIAAGFILVQNSHLSENFSLGTKAFQNFKQTEWKPIDGMTLMGGIAAAMVGSVFSSVAWESVTFVSGEIENPKKNVVKAMIYGTTAVMTLYLAVNYVYLNALDRDSIAFAANDRVAVAASQNIFGSAGTIIIALLVMVSTFGCNNGLILAGARVFQTMAKDGLFFKSAVENNKNEVPANALWMQGVWASLLCLSGQYGNLLDMISFVIVLFYMITVFGVIYLRFKQPDLERPYKTWLYPVTPVLYLVIGTGFCMLLLIYKQQYTWPGFLMVLLGLPVYYFINRRKKAEENN, from the coding sequence ATGCAGAAAAAACTAAAACTTTGGGACGCCGTTATGCTTGTAATGGGTTCTATGATAGGAAGCGGAATCTTCATTGTAAGTGCAGATATGATGCGGAACCTGGGTTCAGGATACTGGCTGGTAGTGGTCTGGATTATTACCGCAGTAATGACAGTGGCTGCGGCGATAAGTTACGGTGAGCTTTCTGCTTTGTTTCCAAAAGCAGGCGGACAGTACACGTATCTTACAGAGATTTTCGGTAAAAAAATGGGCTTTCTCTATGGATGGGGATTATTTACGGTAATTCAGACCGGGACTATTGCTGCAGTTGCGATGGCCTTTGGTAAGTTTACTGCCTATCTTGTTCCGTTTCTTAATGATGCCGCACCTATTTTTAAAAGCGGAGAATTTCAAATCACATGGATACAGATCTTAGCAATTGTAATCATTCTTTTGCTTACTTATATCAATACGAGAGGGGTACAAAGCGGTAAACTCCTTCAGAATATTTTTACGGCCTCTAAGATCATTGCACTATTAGGATTGATCGCCGCCGGATTTATTTTAGTACAAAACTCTCATCTTTCTGAAAATTTCAGCTTGGGGACAAAAGCTTTTCAAAATTTTAAGCAGACCGAATGGAAGCCTATTGACGGAATGACTTTAATGGGAGGGATCGCTGCTGCAATGGTAGGATCAGTTTTCAGTTCTGTGGCTTGGGAAAGCGTAACTTTTGTTTCCGGAGAAATTGAAAACCCTAAAAAGAACGTTGTAAAAGCTATGATCTACGGAACTACAGCTGTAATGACCTTATATCTGGCTGTAAATTATGTCTATCTAAATGCTTTAGACAGAGATTCTATTGCTTTTGCAGCCAATGACAGGGTAGCAGTAGCCGCGTCCCAGAATATTTTTGGAAGTGCAGGAACAATCATCATTGCCCTTTTGGTAATGGTCTCTACTTTTGGATGCAACAACGGATTGATCCTGGCAGGAGCAAGAGTATTTCAGACGATGGCAAAAGACGGTCTTTTCTTTAAATCTGCCGTGGAAAACAATAAAAATGAAGTTCCGGCCAATGCATTATGGATGCAGGGCGTATGGGCTTCTTTACTATGTTTAAGCGGACAGTACGGGAACCTTTTAGACATGATCTCTTTCGTGATCGTTTTGTTCTATATGATTACGGTTTTTGGAGTGATCTATTTAAGATTTAAACAGCCCGATCTTGAAAGGCCTTATAAAACCTGGCTGTATCCAGTGACACCGGTTCTTTATTTAGTAATAGGCACCGGATTTTGTATGCTGCTTCTCATCTATAAGCAGCAGTATACCTGGCCGGGATTCTTAATGGTGCTGCTCGGACTTCCGGTGTATTATTTTATCAACCGCAGGAAAAAGGCTGAAGAAAATAATTAA
- a CDS encoding type VI secretion system baseplate subunit TssF, with product MNLDQNIYSKESVKARMLQNATKVWGLKSPQSLDPFVKLLIDAFSTEVFKANNEIQTVNARILEKLAKLLTPSIYTHPIPAHSVAFTAPDESSEILLEHTEFFFRKQMTSTIKSESDKQVNIPFTPIGNVRINKVQTSIMFVGNTCYSIDDRLNKIPVARFQGKPSDYRKVTIGIDVTKYTSENFPKYLSIFCSNPAFEHLDFVYKLLPYITVTSNTNPLFVREGLSYIKSKQTEGYEQMFHEQSIKTKTIDDIKSIYHQKFIEITGISNSLFSEAGKLPDNLDFLEDRDDIKKEIDGKRYLWITLEFPPQFSAEILDNFSFVLNAFPIYNRGWKKTEYSLDIMGNNIPLITEEGEHFLYVDEVQDGEGRRYTEIPFTPADDLKKGLYTVRKGGMERFTNRNAVDMIANVLELTRDEIAAFSLLNRDNVKGVLGEMSDKMKSMVQKVNNAKRSIRQEVNYVIMEPVEKTDHTYASFWITHCTLANHMRPGTELSNQLKSQSLVLLSETIGGAEEQKGTDSIQAYKYALTTRDKIISLEDVKNYCRMILKDELKEVRVKRGTMISNKPKEGFVRTVEVEIIPQNYSFYGRMYWENTANILRNQIITKAIDGIEYLVKISNEDADFFEN from the coding sequence ATGAATTTAGATCAGAATATTTATTCCAAAGAATCCGTAAAAGCAAGAATGCTTCAGAATGCAACTAAAGTCTGGGGATTAAAAAGTCCGCAGTCTCTGGATCCTTTTGTGAAATTGTTAATTGATGCATTCAGTACAGAAGTTTTTAAAGCTAATAACGAAATACAGACGGTAAATGCGCGCATTTTAGAAAAACTTGCTAAGCTTCTTACTCCGTCTATCTATACCCATCCCATTCCGGCTCACTCAGTGGCATTTACTGCACCAGATGAATCCTCTGAGATACTGCTGGAGCACACGGAATTTTTCTTTAGAAAACAGATGACTTCTACCATAAAGTCGGAATCAGATAAACAGGTTAATATCCCTTTTACCCCCATTGGAAATGTAAGGATTAATAAAGTGCAGACTTCAATTATGTTTGTGGGAAACACCTGTTACAGTATAGACGACAGGTTAAATAAAATACCGGTTGCCAGATTTCAGGGGAAACCGTCAGATTACAGAAAAGTAACCATAGGAATTGACGTCACGAAATACACCAGTGAAAATTTTCCTAAATATCTAAGTATATTCTGTTCAAATCCAGCTTTTGAACATTTAGATTTTGTGTATAAGCTGCTGCCCTACATTACGGTGACAAGCAACACAAACCCTTTATTTGTAAGAGAAGGATTGTCTTATATTAAAAGCAAACAGACAGAAGGCTATGAGCAGATGTTTCATGAGCAGTCTATTAAAACAAAAACAATAGATGATATTAAAAGTATTTATCATCAAAAATTCATTGAGATCACCGGCATTTCAAACAGTTTATTTTCTGAAGCAGGAAAACTGCCCGATAATTTAGATTTCCTTGAGGACCGGGACGATATTAAAAAGGAGATCGACGGAAAGCGCTATTTATGGATTACATTAGAATTTCCACCGCAGTTCTCCGCCGAAATTTTAGATAATTTTTCGTTTGTATTAAATGCTTTTCCAATCTATAACAGAGGCTGGAAAAAAACAGAATACAGTTTAGATATCATGGGAAATAATATTCCCCTGATCACAGAAGAAGGAGAACATTTTTTATATGTAGATGAAGTTCAGGATGGAGAAGGAAGAAGATATACAGAAATTCCTTTCACGCCGGCAGATGATCTTAAAAAGGGACTTTATACTGTAAGAAAAGGAGGAATGGAACGTTTTACCAACAGAAATGCTGTTGACATGATCGCAAATGTGCTGGAACTGACCAGAGATGAAATTGCGGCATTTTCCCTTTTGAACCGGGATAATGTAAAAGGAGTGCTGGGAGAAATGTCCGATAAGATGAAATCCATGGTGCAGAAAGTAAATAATGCCAAAAGAAGCATCAGGCAGGAAGTAAATTATGTGATCATGGAGCCTGTTGAAAAAACAGACCACACCTATGCTTCGTTCTGGATCACGCACTGTACATTAGCGAATCATATGCGTCCCGGAACCGAATTGTCTAATCAGCTGAAATCCCAGTCGCTGGTCCTTCTCTCTGAAACTATCGGCGGCGCTGAAGAACAAAAAGGGACTGACAGTATTCAGGCGTATAAATATGCACTGACGACAAGAGATAAGATCATTTCTCTGGAAGACGTTAAAAATTACTGCAGAATGATTCTTAAAGATGAATTGAAAGAAGTAAGGGTGAAAAGAGGAACTATGATCAGCAATAAACCTAAAGAAGGATTTGTACGGACTGTTGAAGTTGAGATTATTCCGCAGAATTATTCTTTTTACGGAAGAATGTATTGGGAAAATACAGCCAATATTCTCCGGAACCAGATCATCACTAAAGCAATAGACGGAATAGAGTATCTGGTGAAGATCAGTAACGAGGATGCAGATTTTTTTGAAAATTAA